The Paenibacillus dendritiformis region ATGCATCGGTATGTACAAGTGCGGAATCATATAGAATAGCGGCTTGGGTTCGGGAAATCCGGCCTGCCCGCCATTCTTCCGCTACAAGACAGGAAGAAGGATAGCGGTTGCGAATCAAATTGATATTCGACTTGATGTTTTCCGATAATCCGAAGTCCGACCCTTGAATCGTAGCTTCAACGGCAGCTTCATCGGGCTGATTGATTAAAACATCTGCTGCTGAGAGAGCCCATAACCGGTTATTGAAAAACACAATCGCACAGCTTTCCAGCAGTTTTGCGGACATTGCGCCGGCCTCCCGAAGCTCCTCGCATAATAGCTCGGACTGAAGCACTCCCGTGAACGCTTCGATGGTGGAGCATTTGGCAAACGGGCCTGAAATCCGCTCTCTGATGACTTTCGTGTCGCATAGCGTTTCGTAGAAATAAATCATCGCTTGCAATGGGCCGTTCTGCAAACGCTGAACTCTGAAATCGTACGAACGCGATGCCTCCTTCACGCTGCCGCCAATATCGCCGATGGTGATCAAGCTTATCCCCTCTTACCTTCAATATTCCAGTTGTTTAGGGAAAGTATGCCCCTTTTTGCCAGGCGTATGCGATGAAGGTCGTGGCATGAAAATATCTTGACATCGAGATAAATTCAGATTATGATGTTACCTGTAGGCGTTCAAGGAGCGACCGCATTGTTACTGTCATATATCTCGAAATAAAGATAATTAGACTTGCATCGCCAGTACAAATTTATGGCAAAGGGAGGATGGATATGAAGATTCAGCAGTTTACGGCGAGCCAAATGGGGACAGGAGCATTCGACGGCGGCCGGATTACAGAGATTAAGCCGGTAGGCTTCCCGCAGGAGGGCGGGGCCGTCACTCGCGTCAGCACGTTGTTCTACTGGGCTTGGGCGAAGGCGAAGGAGGAGGGGTATATTCCGCCTCATCCGCATCAGGCGTTCGAGATTCTGTCCTATGTCATTCAAGGCGAGACGCACCACGGCGATTCGCTCGGAACGGAGAGTGTCGTCGGCGCAGGAGGCGCGCAATTGATTCAGGCGGGGAGCGGCGTGGAGCACAGCGAACGCATCGTCGGTCCGGATGCCGATATGCTCCAGATCTGGTTCGAGCCGAATCTGCTGGAAGCGAGAAAGCGCCCGCCCCATTACGCGCAATTTGAGCACGAGGCGTTCCCGATTCATGAATCCGGCGGCGTCACCGTGAAGACGGTGCTCGGCGAAGGGTCGCCGTGCCGCATTGTAGCGGATGCTCGCATGTGGGACATTACGGTGCAAGCCGGCCATCGCTATGAGGCAGTCTTGCCGCCCGGCCGTACATGGACTGCGCTCATCATTAGCGGCAAGGGGAGCATCGGCTCTGCGGAAGCGGGAGAAGAGCACATCCAGTATGGCGGCGAACAATTCATCATCTCGACGGGCAACGAAGATAATAAGGATGTGCTGCGCATCGAAGCGGAGGACGCGACCCGGCTGATTGCCATCGAAGTGCCGACGGACGTCGATTATCCATTGTACCGCAAATAACGTACCAAAGAATCAATCACAGATTGACCATATACACAGCAAATGAAAATAAAGGAGCACTTGCAGATGACAAATGTAAACTTGGCAGTAATCTATTACAGCTCGACAGGCACGAACTATCAGTTGGCGCAATGGGCCAAGGAAGGGGCGGAGGCGGCAGGAGCCGAAGTCAAGGTGCTCAAGGTGCCTGAGCTGGCGCCGCCGGCGGCGATCGAGAGCAATCCGGCCTGGAAAGCGCATGTGGACGCGACGCAGCATGTGCCGACGGTACAGCCTGCGGACCTGGAGTGGGCGGATGCCATCATTTTCAGCGTGCCGACACGATTTGGAAATATGCCATCCCAGATGAAGCAGTTCCTGGACACGACCGGAGGCCTGTGGGCGCAAGGCAAGCTGACGAACAAGGTGGTCAGCGCGATGGCCAGCGCCGGTAATTCTCATGGCGGACAGGAAGCGACGATTCTGAGCCTGTATACGTCGATGTACCATTGGGGCGCTATCGTGGTCGCTCCCGGCTATACCGATCCAGTGGCGTATGCGGCAGGAGGCAACCCGTATGGTACCAGCGTAACCGTGGGCCAGGACGGCAAGATGGTTGAAAATGTGGAGGCCGCTGTCAAGCATCAAGCGAAGCGCACCGTGACGACAGCCGGCTGGGTGAAAGCAGGAATGGCGCAAAGTTAAGCGATTTTTGAAGAAAAGGGTGTCCGGGCCGGCATGGCCTGGGCACCCTTTAAGCATAGAAGGCGATAGGCGGGAAGCTTAATCATCCAATTGGACTTTACGGATCGTCCCGTCCGGATCGACAACCCATTCGATCTCGGTACCGATCTTGAAGCCTTGTCCGGTCTCGTCATCCACGATAATATGTTGGGGAATCTCGATCGTCTTCTCCCCGCCATGCTCCAATTGTACGGTTACTTCACTTCCGCTCACGGAGCTGATCGTGCCTTCATATTCGATTTTACGGACCGTCGCCTTCCCGTTCGGATCGGTAATGGTGACGCGCTTGCCGCCGTCCTTCAGCAGCTCTATCTTCTTATGGTAACCTTTCCCCGTATCTATGGATTGGATAACCCGCTCAACATCGGCGTCCTCCGCCGCGGATTGATCGTCTGGCTTGCCGCTCCGATCCGGCTCGTTCTCGTTCGAAGCTTCTTCTTGTCCGGATGGAGCCGGCACTGAGGGCGTCTCGTGTGCCGCTCCTCCCCCCTGCGGATTCGTCTGATCTTGTCCCGGTGACAGTGAGGCATCGGGTGCCTTGCCGTCTGCGCAGCCGGACATCAATCCGCTGAATGCGATGAGCAGCGCCGCGCAGACAGTCAGCCATGGTATTCGGTGTTTGTTCATCATGCTATGTTCCCTCCTCTAGTCAGTATACCCATTGGAGGCGGGAAAGAAAATGCGGCCAGGTAGAATTCAATACGGAAAAGCAAATTCGGGCCAATGCTTGGCGCTGGCCCGAACCGCATCTAAGGAAGGAGGCATCGTGCTATTTCAATTCCTTCATTTCCTTAACGATGGTCGCATACTCCTCCTCCATCTCCCGCAAGAAAGTCGCCACATCCTTGTCGGGGGTCGTTACGAAGGTACGCGCTTTCTGATTGATGTAATCGTCGTAGAAGAATGTGACCAACGGCCCATAAGGGGAAAAATTCGAAATGCTCGCCATTCGCTGCTCAAAAATCGGGCGAATGTTATATTTTTTGTCGGCCGCTTCCATATCGGCCGCCGAATACTGATCGAACGCTTCCGCGTTCCTGATCGTTGGCGGGCTGCCGACACGGGACAGCACAAGCTGGCCTTCCTGCGATGCCAGATGGGCGATGACGGCCCAAGCCGCATCCTTATGCTTGCTATGCTTGTTAATGCTGATCGAGATCGCCGGAACAGATGGTCCAATACCTGGATGATCCGGCCATTCCGGCACGGACACGATATCGAAGTCGAGTCCCTGGATGGCGTTATATAGCGGAAGCGTAGGGAGTGAGACGATCGTCATCGCCACATTTTGATCATTGTTGAAGGTGTAGGAATAATCGCTTGGGTCAACCATGCCGGGGATGCTGCGGTATTTGTCCAGCATTTCAAAAAATTGCTGAAACGCCGGCTCCTTCGTAAACAACACTTCTCCGGTCTCCGGATCGGTTCCATTCACGCCGAATTGGGTGATTGGGATGGAGTAATGGCCGAAGGACAACCCTCTGTACTTCACGCCATCCCGTTCAGCGGTCACCTGCTTCGCCAGATCCAGGATGTCATCCCAGGTCATGCCGTCACGCGGATAGTCGACGCCGAATTTATCGAAGATGGCTTTGTTGTAATACAGAGCTCTCTGCGTGCCTTCGATCGGCATGCCGTAGAGCAGACCGGTTCCGTCCGGATCGAGCGCGCGCTGGATCTCGACGATGCCGTCGTTGATGACCCCGAGATCGAAGCCGCTTTGCTCAATGTACGGATCGAGCGGCTCCAGCATATCCAGATCCTTCAACATGTCATATCCCTGATGCATAACATATAAATCAGGAATATCTCCGCGCGCATTCAATTCCTGGAGTCCTTCCGGAGTGAGCGAAGCGTTGGCCAACTCCAGCGTGATGTTCGGGAATTTCTCTTCGATCTGCTCTTTGTAGCGGATGCGGAACGTCTCTTCATCGACTTCGATAGCGAACTTCAAGGTTACCGGTTCGCCGTCATAGGTGACGTCATTCGCACTCGAGGCTTCGTTCGGCTGCGTGGTGTCCGAACCATCTGTCTGTTCAGGGGTGGAGCGGGGCGTTCCGTCCTGCTTCTCATCCGCAGGTGCAGGAGGCGGTTCCGCGGCCGTTCCGCCGCAGCCTGACACCAGCAGCACCATCATGAGGAAGGCCATGCATAGGAGGGGAAGGTTTTTTTTCATTATAAGCGAGCTCCCTTCTTTTCGAACAAATAATATGAACTTGTTCAGACCCACCCGGTTCCGCCTCTCGCATAGGCGAAGCGGAGACCTGGAATGGTTCCGAGTCGTTCCCGCGTCCATGATCGAAAAATATAAGCAAGTTCTCGCTGGTTCCATTTCCACGAATAGATGGAAGTCATAAAGAATAATGCCGGGCAATGTGGAGTCGCGATGCCGCTTGGTAAACGTTTTCAAAATAAATGAATGAGTCCGCTCTGATCCGGCTAGAGAAATCGTACTAAAAATGGTGTTAATTTGGTGTTAAGAAATGTAAAAACGCTATAACTACATCCGCTTCCGGAGTCGCAGATTCGGGGGCTGACGATGCTGTCCCATATCAGGGGAGAGGGATGGCATAGCTTTCGTACTTGTAAGCTTCATGCAACCGAATTCGATGGGAAGAGCGGTCTCTATTTTGTACACTGGTACTATCGAAAGGAGGTCGCTTCCGATGAAAATCATCAGATGGGAGCATCCGGCGAAGAGCACGATAGCGCTGCATTCGCCGATTCGAGCGCTGCGCGCGCATCAAGGGGAATGGACGGGCTCTCCGGGCAGAGACGGCGCGTCGGCTTCGGAAGAACGGCCTGTGAAGCAAGAGCAAGTGCAGATAGATACGGAATCAACATCAACGTCCATCGTCCGGAGCATCGCGCATGTCTGGAAACGATGGGTAATATATGGGCTGATCGCGGCGATATTGGCGCCGGTTATCGGATGGTTCATGATGGCCGGGGTCGCTCCGGCCTGGATGAACGAAGCGAAGCTGGGGGCGCTGCGGGAAGAGCTACGGGAAGGAGGGGTCACGGTGGACGGGAGGCATGTCGTCCATCTGAAGGACATGCCGGCCTATGTAACAGAGGCGCTGCTGGCCATCGAGGACCATCGTTACCGTTACCATCCGGGCATCGATCCGATCGGCCTCGCCCGCTCGGTATGGATCAACGTCACGAAGCAGCAAAAAGCGCAGGGCGGAAGCACGATTACGATGCAGCTGGCCCGCAACCTGTTCCTGACCCAGGATAAGCTCTATTCCCGCAAGCTGAAGGAAATGGCCATCGCGGCCAATCTGGAATGGAGATATACGAAGGACGAGATTTTGGAGATGTATCTCAATAAGGTCTATTTTGGACACGGGAAATACGGGATTGAGGATGCCGCCCGCTTCTACTTCGGCAAGACAGCCGGGGCGTCTGATACGCTGGAGACGATTAATGAAGCGGAAGCGGCGATGCTGGTCGGACTGCTGAAGGCGCCCGAACGGCTGTCTCCGCGGAAGCATCCCGCAGAGGCCGAACAACGCCAGAATGTCGTGCTGCGCCGGATGGTCGAACTGGGCTGGATGACCGAAGGGGAGCGCCAGCATCTGAAGAAGGCGGAAGTCGTCCATCCTTCATGATGGAGCGGAGGGGGTTGTCCCGTAAGCAGTGTGCAGCTGCGGCGAGACAGCCCCCTGATTGTTGCAAGCCTGCCTTGCCGGAAAATGCAGGGAAGTGCCGGGAAGTGCGGGAAAACTGCAAAAATCAGGCTATTGAGAAAGTCCAAAGGATTTTTGGGCACTTCATCAGGACCTGTCTCTCAGTAGAAAAATTTTATCTGATCGAAGTGCCTGAAAACTGCACGGTTTCGCAAGACACGTTGATTCAGTAGGCAAAATCCTGCACAAAAAGTCAATTTCATAATTCCTTTCGTTCAAAGGGGTTGGACTAAGCCAAAATTGCAGATTCATTTTTTTTATTACGCAACCTTCTTAGCTCCAAGGATGCTTTTGTTTAGGCGGTCTAACGCAAGTTTGCATAGGGTGTATGTCAGACAACTCAAGTCTAGATCGACAAAAGCACGTTTCTTCAGTTTTCTGCTTGAGCCCAATTCCATGTACAGCTTCAAATAGGCAAAAACACGTTCAATCGCTACTCGCTGCTTGAATAGTTCAGCAAACTTTTTGCTTCCACGTCCGGGTGCAGTGTATTTCCGAACATCTTCATCAATGCGAAATTTGAAAACTTTCTGGCAGCCGTCCGCTTGAAACGGGCAGGAGGCACATTCCTTTGGCCTTGTGAATTTTATGGTATCTCGCTTGGCATCGTAACTGTCGTAGACGTACGCATGACCTTGCTTGCAAGTCGGGCGAAAGTGCTTATCCACCCCTTCAGGTAGCTTGCTGCGATGGATAAGCGGGATGATCGGTAACGCACCAATATCCCGGATTTGGCGGTAAACCGGTTCGCTGTCATACCCCTTATCAGCTAGCACATAGTTTGGTTTGAGAGAGGGAAATCGCTCCTTCATATATTTCAGAAGAACAATCGCCGCTCGCTGATCGTTCACATGAGCAGAACAGGTCACTCCGGCCACAATGTACTGGCTTTGGCAATCCACCAAGAGATTCTGTTTATAGCCATGCCAATATTTCACCCGGCGCCGCCCTCCCCGTGGGTCACCCTTTGCACCTACACTTGCGTGTTGCGGCATATCAGCGAGAAGCTGCTCGTAAGTGGCGGGCAACATATCGGCGACCTCCCGTTCAAATAGGCTGAGCGAGGCCTCGTACGCTTCAACTTCGGCACGCCAAGCCGCTTCTTCGGCTTTCGGAACGCGTCCACGCTTTGCACGCTTGGGTTTCTCTGGTTTAGGTTTCTCTTCTGCCTTGCTGGCAGACTCGTCCAGAAAAGTAGGTTCATCGGTTTCGGGCGTGAGCTTCGGTAATGATTTACCGGCGTCCAAATGGGGATTGCGATCAAAGGACTCGATGTGAGAGGAATCTATGGCCAGTACGTTTCCCTCAAGAAACCCTTCCGTAATCGCCTGGTTTACAAGGTCCTCCTGTGTCGTTCGAAAGAAACCGCATTGACTGAGCTTTGTAGTGAGCCGGGAATAGGCTGCTTCGCTGGGCACACGATCGGAACCGGTAAAACGGCAGCGAGTACGAAATTCAAGACTTTCCTTCAAACGGCTGACCAAATCCTTGGTAAAGCGGATGTGCTCCATTTTGCCGATGACGAGTGAGTATATCATCGCTCTTGTATTTAAACTTTCAGGACGGCCCCGACGATTGTAGCTGCTAATGGCGTGAAGAATTTTTCCGATCGGCAGATGTTCTAAAACGAAATCCGCTTTAGGGGCAGGCGCCATTTTCATCATTTCCTCAAAGGAAAATAGCTCTTCTTGTCGAATATGATACATGGGAGTACTCCTTTCTCAGTTTTTTGGTTTAGTCACCTATAACTTCGAGAAAATGGGGAGGTACTCCTTTTTTCTGCGCCTAAAACTCCAGCAACCGCAAGGGTTTCGAATTATGAAATTGACTTCAAATACAGCAATTCGGTAGGGACGACTTCACCAGAAAGGGAATCCTGTAAAACTGCAGCAATTTCACCCGTTTCTCCTCGACTTAGCTAAAAAGGGCCTAAAATGATGTAGCCGTGCAGCAATTCCTCGAAATATGGACTCATTGAGCCGAAAATCCTGTAAAATAGCAGCAATTCCCTCCACACGTTAAAACCCCAGGAGATTAGGATGTCTCCAGAAGGCGATGACGCTCTGAATGCCAAGTTTCGATTAGGTACTCACCCTCCGAAAAAAAGGGGTTTTCCAACAGCCTGAAAAATGCAGCATTTCCTTTCGGCGTTTACTCCGTTACAGGAGTTCCTGCAAAACCGCATCAATTTCGGCCTAAACCATAAATAGAAAGCAAAATTCGGCGAAAAAGATGCCCTTTTGCAGGAATTTAATAAAATACGGGCGCCAATAGCGTAAATTCCTGCATTGACGCAGGATTCACTGCTTCGTTCATCTCCTCGTCCATCTACCGCCGCTTTTCTCACCCCCGTATTTCCCTCCTCTTTATTCGCGCTCTATACTTCTGCCTCTACACTCCTGTCCCTGCATTCTCTGTTGTTCCGTCTTGCCCCGCATCCTTGTGTACGGTCTATGCACCGCCTGGAGGCCGTTCTTTATCTGCACAGTAGCCGCTTGCAGCGTCAAGTTGTATAATATTTGTAGGGAAAGGGGGATTCTTCATCTATGGACGGGACGCTGCTTGTTTTTGTGTATTTGCTGGCCGTCAATATCGCAGGCTATCAGATGATGGCGGCGGACAAGCGCCGGGCGATCCGGCACCGCCGGCGCATTCCTGAGCGGAGACTGTTCCTTACAGCCTGGGTGGGAGGCGCCCTCGGCGTGCTGACCGGAATGTACAACCAGCGGCACAAGACGCAGCATGTGACATTCACGGCGGGAATCCCATTCATCCTTATCGTAAATATTGTGGTGTTCGGTTATCTTTTTGTCAAAATCGGGTAATAGAGGAGTATCGGTTCCGCAGGCGTGTCAAATATGCGATGTGGAACGTTCTTGGCTGTGCGATACTCTTATTACATAGCGTTGACTATAAAGAAAGCGTGGTGGAATGTATGGTATTCAATCGGATTCTTGTCGCTTATGACGGATCGGAGCCATCGAAGAAGGCTTTGCGCCATGCCATCAGCCTGGCGGAGAACAATGCGGAAGCGAAGCTTCGCGTTGTGCATGTATTCCAGTTCCCGCAATATTTTATCGGAACCGCGTATGCGACGGCGACCGTCGAGACGAATGAGGAGTTGTACCAGTACGCCGAGCAGACGCAGAACGATGCGGAGCAGCAGGTGGCGCTGCTTGGCGATCGCGCGGAGGTGAAGCTGCTGCAGGGGCCTCCGGGACAATCTATCGTCGCCGAAGCCGAGGAGTTCGGCTGCGATCTGGTCGTGATCGGCAGCCGCGGGCTGAGCGGATTCAAGGAATTCGTGCTTGGCAGCGTCAGCCACCACGTCGTGCAGCATGCGAAGGTGCCTGTCCTCGTCATGAAATAATTTGATACAATGGGAAGAACCGGAAGATGCGTATGCAGACGCCGGTTCTTTGCGTTAGATAGGCATAATGAACTAAATCCGAACAATATGATGTATTTGATGGATTATATTCGTATTTTAATCCTTGACATGGCTGTTACCCCTTGTTACACTGGAGGTGCTTGAACCATTAACGAATAATTTTGAACTACTATCGATATAATTTCATCTTTCTGAACTCGTATAATTCCGGGAATATGGCCGGAAGTTTCTACCCAAGGACCGTAAATCTTTGGACTACGAGAATGACGACCAGACGGATGCGCCGCAGGTCTGTTTGCTGCTGCCTGTCATCAGGAGGCGGAAGGACGGACTTGGCTTTTTCGGCAGCCGTGGCTCCTCATTCTTGGGTTCGGAGATTGCGATCAGGGGGTAGCCATCCGCTGATTTTTTTATGCTCATGACAGGGATTATTCGGAAGCCGGGCAAAAAATAGGATGAAAGCAGGTGCACGACGATGGACAAGGACAACGTGCGGGTAGGCGTCATTATGGGAAGCAAGTCCGACTGGGAGACGATGCGTCTCGCATGCGAGGTGCTGCAGGAATTCAATGTTCCGTTCGAGAGCAAGGTCGTATCGGCTCACCGGACGCCGGACGAGATGTTCCGCTATGCGGAGACGGCGGCGGAGCGCGGACTTCGCGTCATTATCGCGGGCGCGGGCGGGGCCGCCCATCTGCCGGGCATGGTCGCCGCGAAGACGGTGCTGCCGGTCATCGGCGTGCCGGTGCGGTCCTCGCAGTTGAACGGGATGGACTCGCTCCTGTCCATCGTGCAGATGCCGGCCGGCGTACCCGTGGCGACGGTGGCGATCGGACCGGCGGGCGCGACGAACGCCGGGCTCCTGGCCGTGCAGATGCTTGGCATGCACGATGAGAAGCTGCGCGCGCAGGTGGAAGCGCGCAGGGAAGCGGTGCGGCAGCAGGTGCAGGCCGCGGGGGACCTCGCATGAGGGCCCCTGCGGACGGCCGCATGCGGCCGGGGACGGAGGCGCCGGTGCTGGCGCCTGGCGCGACGGTAGGCGTTCTCGGCGGCGGCCAGCTCGGCCGCATGCTGGCGCTGGACGGCGTGCGCCTCGGCTACCGCTTCGTCGCGCTTGACCCGGCGGCGGATGCGCCCTGCGCCGCGGTGGCCGACCTCATCTGCGCCGATTACGGCGATGAGGAGGGGCTGGCGGAGCTGGCGGCGCGTTCGGACGTCATCACGTACGAGTTCGAGAACGTGGACGCCGCCGCCGTCGAGCGGCTGGAACGGGCCGCTCCGGTGCCGCAGGGCAGCCGCCTGCTTCGCCTGGCGCAGCACCGCCTGCGCGAGAAGGAAGCGCTGCAGGCCGCCGGCATTCCCGTCGCGCCGTTCGCGGCGGTGGCTTCGGCCGACGAGGTGCGCCGCGCGCTGCGGGCGTTCGGCGGCGCGGGCGTGCTGAAGACGGCCACCGGCGGCTATGACGGCAAGGGCCAGCGCATGCTTCGCCGGGAGAGCGAAGCGGAGGCCGCCTATGCCGAGCTGTCGGCGCTGGCCCCGGAGCTGGTGCTTGAGGCGTTCGTGCCGTTCGAGCACGAGTTGTCCGTCATCGCCGCCCGCAGCCCGC contains the following coding sequences:
- a CDS encoding pirin family protein; this translates as MKIQQFTASQMGTGAFDGGRITEIKPVGFPQEGGAVTRVSTLFYWAWAKAKEEGYIPPHPHQAFEILSYVIQGETHHGDSLGTESVVGAGGAQLIQAGSGVEHSERIVGPDADMLQIWFEPNLLEARKRPPHYAQFEHEAFPIHESGGVTVKTVLGEGSPCRIVADARMWDITVQAGHRYEAVLPPGRTWTALIISGKGSIGSAEAGEEHIQYGGEQFIISTGNEDNKDVLRIEAEDATRLIAIEVPTDVDYPLYRK
- the wrbA gene encoding NAD(P)H:quinone oxidoreductase — encoded protein: MTNVNLAVIYYSSTGTNYQLAQWAKEGAEAAGAEVKVLKVPELAPPAAIESNPAWKAHVDATQHVPTVQPADLEWADAIIFSVPTRFGNMPSQMKQFLDTTGGLWAQGKLTNKVVSAMASAGNSHGGQEATILSLYTSMYHWGAIVVAPGYTDPVAYAAGGNPYGTSVTVGQDGKMVENVEAAVKHQAKRTVTTAGWVKAGMAQS
- a CDS encoding ABC transporter substrate-binding protein; this encodes MKKNLPLLCMAFLMMVLLVSGCGGTAAEPPPAPADEKQDGTPRSTPEQTDGSDTTQPNEASSANDVTYDGEPVTLKFAIEVDEETFRIRYKEQIEEKFPNITLELANASLTPEGLQELNARGDIPDLYVMHQGYDMLKDLDMLEPLDPYIEQSGFDLGVINDGIVEIQRALDPDGTGLLYGMPIEGTQRALYYNKAIFDKFGVDYPRDGMTWDDILDLAKQVTAERDGVKYRGLSFGHYSIPITQFGVNGTDPETGEVLFTKEPAFQQFFEMLDKYRSIPGMVDPSDYSYTFNNDQNVAMTIVSLPTLPLYNAIQGLDFDIVSVPEWPDHPGIGPSVPAISISINKHSKHKDAAWAVIAHLASQEGQLVLSRVGSPPTIRNAEAFDQYSAADMEAADKKYNIRPIFEQRMASISNFSPYGPLVTFFYDDYINQKARTFVTTPDKDVATFLREMEEEYATIVKEMKELK
- a CDS encoding transglycosylase domain-containing protein — encoded protein: MKIIRWEHPAKSTIALHSPIRALRAHQGEWTGSPGRDGASASEERPVKQEQVQIDTESTSTSIVRSIAHVWKRWVIYGLIAAILAPVIGWFMMAGVAPAWMNEAKLGALREELREGGVTVDGRHVVHLKDMPAYVTEALLAIEDHRYRYHPGIDPIGLARSVWINVTKQQKAQGGSTITMQLARNLFLTQDKLYSRKLKEMAIAANLEWRYTKDEILEMYLNKVYFGHGKYGIEDAARFYFGKTAGASDTLETINEAEAAMLVGLLKAPERLSPRKHPAEAEQRQNVVLRRMVELGWMTEGERQHLKKAEVVHPS
- a CDS encoding transposase; its protein translation is MYHIRQEELFSFEEMMKMAPAPKADFVLEHLPIGKILHAISSYNRRGRPESLNTRAMIYSLVIGKMEHIRFTKDLVSRLKESLEFRTRCRFTGSDRVPSEAAYSRLTTKLSQCGFFRTTQEDLVNQAITEGFLEGNVLAIDSSHIESFDRNPHLDAGKSLPKLTPETDEPTFLDESASKAEEKPKPEKPKRAKRGRVPKAEEAAWRAEVEAYEASLSLFEREVADMLPATYEQLLADMPQHASVGAKGDPRGGRRRVKYWHGYKQNLLVDCQSQYIVAGVTCSAHVNDQRAAIVLLKYMKERFPSLKPNYVLADKGYDSEPVYRQIRDIGALPIIPLIHRSKLPEGVDKHFRPTCKQGHAYVYDSYDAKRDTIKFTRPKECASCPFQADGCQKVFKFRIDEDVRKYTAPGRGSKKFAELFKQRVAIERVFAYLKLYMELGSSRKLKKRAFVDLDLSCLTYTLCKLALDRLNKSILGAKKVA
- a CDS encoding DUF1294 domain-containing protein, with protein sequence MDGTLLVFVYLLAVNIAGYQMMAADKRRAIRHRRRIPERRLFLTAWVGGALGVLTGMYNQRHKTQHVTFTAGIPFILIVNIVVFGYLFVKIG
- a CDS encoding universal stress protein, with the translated sequence MVFNRILVAYDGSEPSKKALRHAISLAENNAEAKLRVVHVFQFPQYFIGTAYATATVETNEELYQYAEQTQNDAEQQVALLGDRAEVKLLQGPPGQSIVAEAEEFGCDLVVIGSRGLSGFKEFVLGSVSHHVVQHAKVPVLVMK
- the purE gene encoding 5-(carboxyamino)imidazole ribonucleotide mutase, translated to MDKDNVRVGVIMGSKSDWETMRLACEVLQEFNVPFESKVVSAHRTPDEMFRYAETAAERGLRVIIAGAGGAAHLPGMVAAKTVLPVIGVPVRSSQLNGMDSLLSIVQMPAGVPVATVAIGPAGATNAGLLAVQMLGMHDEKLRAQVEARREAVRQQVQAAGDLA
- the purK gene encoding 5-(carboxyamino)imidazole ribonucleotide synthase; the encoded protein is MRAPADGRMRPGTEAPVLAPGATVGVLGGGQLGRMLALDGVRLGYRFVALDPAADAPCAAVADLICADYGDEEGLAELAARSDVITYEFENVDAAAVERLERAAPVPQGSRLLRLAQHRLREKEALQAAGIPVAPFAAVASADEVRRALRAFGGAGVLKTATGGYDGKGQRMLRRESEAEAAYAELSALAPELVLEAFVPFEHELSVIAARSPRGEIAVFPAAENIHREHILHLSIVPARIPAGVQAEAEQLARRIAEALDVVGLIAVEMFLTADGQLLVNELAPRPHNSGHYTMDACRTSQFEQHLRAICNLPLGPADLVSPVVMANLLGEDAADMVQWFRTDDPAAERFGVTPKLHWYGKSEAKPKRKMGHVNIVAPDTEAALAWMRESNMWRNTRR